The nucleotide window ATTTTGTTTTTTATGCATTCTTTTTCCGAAAATTCTAATATCTTTGTTGCAATTCCTTTGTTCTTTATTTCAGAATCAACTGCCAGCCTGTGAATTACGATATAATCATCATTTGTTATCCATTTTCCTTCAATTTTAGAATATGGTATTTCTTTTTTAGGCGACAATACAATAGTTCCGACAATTTTTTTAGAAATCTGATTTTCGGATTTACCATTTTTTTCAGAAATTTCTTCTAAAATATAACTAATTCCCAATTTTATATCATTTTCAATAACTCCTCTATCTGGATATCCTTTTTGCCATTGATCCAGCCCTAACTTCTTCAATTCAATTTTT belongs to Leptotrichia trevisanii DSM 22070 and includes:
- a CDS encoding GNAT family N-acetyltransferase, which translates into the protein MNFRKSTFNDVDRILEIIEKAKIELKKLGLDQWQKGYPDRGVIENDIKLGISYILEEISEKNGKSENQISKKIVGTIVLSPKKEIPYSKIEGKWITNDDYIVIHRLAVDSEIKNKGIATKILEFSEKECIKNKILSIKTDTHENNEPMKKFLEKNGFSYCGVIYLDKEPDVGEKRIAYEKIIKIPHKLL